The Terriglobia bacterium region AAGACGAAATTATCTGAGTCCTCGGTTGTGAGTCGGCGCTGAAATCCACAGTCGAATCGTTTTCCACACCCAGGATGTGCTTCCCAACATAAAGTTCAGGCCCATAGAATTGAAGTATGCCCATGTGTGAATTTGTTCATCTCCACCTGCACACCGATTACTCCCTGCTCGATGGCGCCTGCGACATAGACAAGCTGGTTACGCGCGTCCAGCAGCTCGGCATGCCTGCCGTGGCCATGACCGACCACGGCAACATCTTCGGCGCGTTCAATTTTTTCAACGCCGCGACCAAGGCGGGCGTCAAGCCGATCATCGGCTGCGAGCTCTACGTCTGCACCAAGGACGACCACAACATCGAGCGCACCCCGCCCGACGGCGACACTTACAACCATCTGCTCGTGTTGGCCGAGAACGAGGAGGGATACCGCAACCTGGTAAAGATCACCAGCGAGGCTTCGCTGCACGGCTTTTATTACAAGCCGCGCATCTCGAAACGGTTTCTGGCCGAACACACGCGCGGGCTGATCGGATTGTCGGGGTGCCTGAAGGGCGAGGTCGCCGAGCGCCTGATGGAAGGCAAGTACGACGCCGCGAAAAAAGCCGCGGGGCAGTTCGCCGACATCTTCGGTAAGCAGAATTTTTACGTCGAAATCCAGAACCAGGGCCTCGAGCAGGAACAAACTATCAATCCCGCGCTGCACAAACTCTCGCGCGAGCTGGACCTGCCGCTGGTCGCTACCAACGACAGTCATTACCTCTGCGAGGACGACTGGCACGCGCAGGATGTCATGGTCTGCATCCAGACCGGCAAGTACATTCAGGACACCAACCGGCTGAAATTCCAGACACGGCATTTCTACGTTAAGAACTACGACGAGATGCTGCAGATGTTCGGCGACACGCCGGAAGTGCTGCGCCGCACGCTGGACATCGCCGCCCGCTGCAACCTCAAGCTGGAGAAAATCCGCGACCCGTTCCCGCATTTCGAGGTTCCCCCTGGGTTCACGCTCGACAGCTACTTCGAGCATGTCGCGCGCCAAGGATTCGCGCAGCGTCTGGGCATGATCCGGGAATCCGGGCGGCAGGGCCGCGTCAAGCACCCGATCGGCGATTACGAGCAGCGCCTGGCGCGCGAGATCGCAATCATCCGCCAGATGCAATTCTCGGGATATTTCCTGATCGTGTGGGACTTCATCCGCTGGGCTCGAGAGCGCGGCATACCGGTCGGCCCGGGACGCGGTTCCGCCGCCGGGTCGCTGGTGTCGTACGCGATGGGGATCACCGATCTCGACCCGCTGCAGCACGAGTTGCTGTTCGAGCGCTTCCTCAATCCCGAGCGCGTGTCCATGCCCGATATCGACGTCGACTTCTGCATGAACCGGCGCGGCGAGGTCATCCATTACGTCACCGAGAAATACGGCCGCGACAACGTGGCGCAGATCATCACCTTCGGCACGCTGATGGCGAAGGCTGCGATCAAGGACGTGGGCCGCGCCATGCAGATCCCCTACAGCGACGTCGACCGCATCGCCAAGATGGTCCCGGCAACGCTGAACATCACCCTTAAGCAGGCGCTCCAGGACTCGCCTCCACTGCAGCAGGCGTATGACAGCGAGCCGCAGGTCAAGGAGCTGATTGATACCGCCCAGCGCCTCGAGGGACTGGTGCGCAATGCGGGCGTGCACGCGGCCGGCGTGGTCATCTCGCCGCAGCCGCTGATCGATCTGGTCCCGCTCCACAAGACCAAGAACGACGAAATCGTCACCGCCTTCGACATGAAGGCGATCGAAAAGATGGGCCTGCTGAAGATGGACTTTCTCGGGCTCACCACGCTGACCATTCTTGACGACGCGCTCAAGCTCATCCGCCAAACCCGCGGCGAAGAGCTCGACTGGAACAAGATCCCACTCGACGACAAACCAACCTACGAGAAGGTATTCCACGGCGGGCTGACCAGCGGCGTCTTCCAGTTTGAATCGCACGGCATGCGCGATGTGCTGCGGCGCTACAAGCCGAACACGGTGGAAGATCTCACCGCCTTGAACGCACTCTACCGCCCCGGCCCCATCCAGGGTGGCATGATTGACGACTTCATCGAGCGCAAGTGGGGCCGCCGGAAAATCGAATACGAGCTGCCGGAGCTGGAGCCGATCCTGCGCGAGACGCTCGGCGTCATCGTCTACCAGGAACAGGTAATGCAGATTGCCAACCGCCTCGCCGGCTATTCGCTCGGGGAAGCCGACATCCTGCGCCGCGCCATGGGCAAGAAAGATCCCGACGAAATGGCGAAGCAGCGCGACCGCTTCGTGCGTGGAGCGACGGAGCGCGGCTTCCCGCAACGAAAGGTGGAAAAGATTTTCGAACTGATGGAGCAATTCGCGGGCTACGGCTTCAACAAGTCGCACTCCGCCGCCTACGCTCTGCTCGCCTATCAGACCGCCTATCTGAAGACGCATTATGCGGTCGAATTCATGGCGGCGCTGCTGACCTCCGTGACCGGCAGCACGGACGACGTCGTGAAGTACATCAACGAGTGCCGCGAGATGGGCATTGCCGTCGAGCCGCCTGACATCAACGTCAGCGACGCCAACTTCACCCCCCACGGGCAGGCAATCCGGTTTGGATTGGCGGCCATCAAGAACGTCGGCCAAAACGCGATCGAATCCATCGTCGCCGCCCGCCAGAAAATCGGGCGTCTCCGCTCGTTCTTCGACTTCTGCGAAAACGTGGACCTGCGTCTGTTGAATAAGCGCGTTCTGGAATCGCTCATCAAAAGCGGCGCCATGGATTCCCTGGGCCGCCGCAAGCAACTCTTCGACGCCGTAGATAGAGCCATGGAGCGCGGCCAGAAGACGCAGCGCGACCTGGACGCCGGCCAGCATGGGCTGTTTGGCGTCTTCGACGGGCCGCAGGAGCAAGCGCCGAAGGCCGAGTATCTCGACGGCGCCGAGTGGGACGAGCACCAGCGCCTCGCCGCCGAAAAGGAAATCCTGGGCTTCTTCATCACCGGACATCCGCTGCAAAAGTACGAGTCGAAGCTGCAGGATTTCGCCGCGCTCTCCACCCAGGAAATCTGCGCCATGAAGCAGAGCACCGGCAAGGACGAAATTTTCACCGCCGGCATCATCACCCACGTCTGCGTGGCCAAGTCGCGCAAGGGCGACCTCTACGCGCAGGGCGTGCTGGAAGACATGTTCGGCACGGTGGACATGATCGTATTCCCGGAAGCGTACCGGCGCCTGGCGGACAAAGTGAAGCTCGAGGTTCCGGTGCTGGTGAAGGCCGGCGTGCGCGTCGAGGAAGGCGCCAATCCCAAAGTCCTGGTCGGCGACATCGAGCCGCTGGAGCAGGCCCGGCCCAAGCTGCCGCGCGCCCTCCGCATCCGCGTGCCCCTGGAGACCGCGACCGTCGAGACCGTCGACGTACTGCACGCGCACTGCACATCGCATCCCGGCGAGGCCAAGATATTGTTCGACCTGGAACGTGCTGACGACTTCATGGTGATCATGGAGCCGGAGGGCTATAATGTGCAACCGGACCGGGCATTCATTGCGCGGGTAGAGGAGCTATGCGGGCGCGGCAGTGTCCGCATTGTGGACTAACCGCAATTGCCGACGCGCGCGGGATAACGGAAACCTGATGGATTCTGCCGAACAGGCAAAACAGGAACTCGAAAATATCGAGCAGCAAGTCCGCCACCTGGAGAAGGCCGCTGGCGAGAACCAGGAAGCCCGCCGCCAACTGCAAACTCTCCAGGAACAGATCGAGGCCCTGCGCCGGCAGGTCACCTCCCATCTCGGTCCGTGGCAGAAGACCGAACTGGCCCGCCACCCGCAGCGCCCGTATACGCTCGACTACATCGAGCGCATCTTCACCGACTGGAGCGAGATGCACGGCGACCGCGGCTTTTCCGACGATCCGGCGATCGTGTGCGGCATGGCGAAATTTCACGGCGAGGATGTCGCCGTCATCGGCACGCAGAAGGGACGCGACGCCAAGCAACGGGTGTACCGCAATTTCGGCATGCCGAATCCCGAGGGTTATCGCAAGGCCCTGCGTGTGATGCGCTTCGCGGAAAAATTCCGCCGGCCGATTTTCACCCTTGTGGACACGCCCGGCGCCTATCCCGGGCTGGGCGCCGAAGAGCGCGGGCAGGCGGAAGCCATCGCCCACAACCTGCGCGAGATGGCGCGCCTGCGCGTACCCATCCTCACCACTATCACGGGCGAGGGCGGCAGCGGCGGCGCGCTCGCCATCGCCGTCGGCGACCGCGTACTCATGATGGAGAACGCCATCTACTCCGTCATTTCGCCGGAGGGCTGCGCCTCCATCATGTGGCGAGACGCGTCCAAGAGGGAACTGGCGGCCGCGGCGATGAAGATCACCGCCGACGACCTGAGCCGGTTTCGCCTGGTCGACGAAGTCGTGCCGGAACCACCGGGCGGCGCGCAGAACGATTGGGATGCCGCCGCGCGCATGCTCGATAAGCGTCTGCAAGCCAATCTTGCCCAGCTCAAGGCGAAGTCGCCCGAGGAGCTGACGGCGCAGCGTTACGACAAGTTTCGCAGGATCGCGCAGGCCTTCACCGAGTAGCGGGCGTTCACATCGTAGTACGATATTCCGGAATCGAACCGGCGGCCCGCAGCATCTCTGTTGGTGGGGGGATTGGTCGTCCTGAAAATCTCGGCGATGCCGCATGATTTCCGCGCGCAAGTCCTCCCCTTGGCGATCGTTCGGAATTCATTCTAAGGACAGCTTTCATGGCTACGACTGAAATCGGTCCCCGCGAACTCTCCAGCCGCGTGGAGCGGAAGCCGGTGGTCAACGACTTCTCGCTCCAGGTCGCGACGGTGAACGGTTCCGGGTCGCAATCGGCCAACACCGTGCTCTTGCGCACCATTTTCCAGATGGGCATCCCGGTCTCGGGCAAGAACCTGTTTCCCTCCAACATCGCCGGGCTGCCGACCTGGTACACCATCCGCGCCAGCAAAGACGGTTACATCGCGCGCAAGAAGGAAATCGATTTCCTGGTGGCCATGAACCCGGAGACCGCACAGGAAGATGTCATGTCGCTCGCGCCAGGGGCTGCGGCGCTCTACGACGAGCCGCTGGATCTGCGCTCCCTTCGCCAGGATCTAACCTTCTACTCCGTCCCGTTCGACAAGCTGGTCGCCCCGGTCTGCCCGGAAGCCAAGCTGCGCAAGCTGGTCAAGAACATGGTCTACGTCGGCGTGGTGGCGCGGTTGCTCAACCTCGACCCGGTGGAGATGGAGAAAGCCATCCGCAAACAGTTCGGGCGGAAAGTTAGGGCCGCCGACCTCAACGTCGGCGCCGCCAAGGCGGGATACGACTACGCGGCTTCGTCGCTGACCAAGGCGGATCCCTTCACGATCGAGCGCATGGACAAGACGCGCGGCCAAATTATCATTGACGGCAACTCGGCGGCCGCGCTGGGCTGCATGTTCGCCGGCGTGACGGTGGTGACCTGGTACCCGATTACGCCCTCGTCGTCGCTTGTCGAAACGCTCATCGATTACATGAAGCAATACCGCATCGGCAAAGATGGCAGAGCCACTTTTGCCATCGTGCAGGCGGAAGACGAACTCGCCGCCATCGGCATGGTGCTGGGCGCGGCCTGGGCCGGTGCGCGCTCCATGACCTCCACTTCCGGTCCCGGCATATCGCTCATGGCCGAGTTCACCGGCCTCGGCTACTACGTCGAAGTGCCGGCGGTCGTTTGGGACATCCAGCGCGTTGGGCCTTCCACCGGCATGCCCACCCGTACCGCGCAGGGTGACGTGCTTTCCACCGCGTTCCTGTCGCACGGTGACACCCAGCACATCCTTCTGTTTCCCGCCTCGGTGCACGAGTGCTTCAGCATGGCCGGTGACGCCTTCGATCTGGCGGAGCAATTCCAGACGCCGGTGTTCGTGCTCTCCGATCTCGATCTCGGGATGAACAACTGGATGTCGGAGCCGTTCCAGTATCCCGAAAAACCGATCCGCCGCGGCAAGGTGCTGAGCAAGCAAGACCTCGACCGGCTAGGCGGTTTCGCGCGCTACAAGGACGTGGACGGCGACGGCATCGGCTATCGCACGCTCCCCGGCACCGACCATCCCGCGGCGGCGTACTTCACGCGCGGCAGCGGCCACAACGAAAAGGCGCAGTACAGCGAGCGTCCCGACGATTACGTCAACAACATGGAGCGGCTGAGCCACAAATTCGAGACCGCGCGCGCGCACGTTCCCAAGCCGGAAATCGTGCAGAACGGCAGGTCGAAGATAGGCATCATCGCCTACGGCACTTCGCACTGGGCGCTGGTGGAAAGCCGCGACCAGTTGCGCAACGAATACGGCGTCGAAGCCGATTACCTGCGCATTCGGGCCTTCCCCTTCAACCGCGACGTGCACGAGTTCGTCGCCTCGCACGACCGCGTCTATGTAGTGGACCAGAACCGCGACGCGCAGATGATGGCGCTGCTCAAGCTCGATCTCAACGTCGCCCATCTCACCAAGCTGCGCAGCGTGCGTCATTTCAACGGCCTGCCCATTGACGCGCGTTCCATCACCGACGAGATCATTTCGCAGGAGGGCCGATAAATGGCGACCACACCGACTTCCACGCCCCAGCCCAAGACCAACCGCATCGGCCTGACGGTGATCGACTACCGCGGCGGCAAGAGCACGCTGTGCGCCGGCTGCGGCCATAACGCCATCTCGGAACGCATTATTGACGCCATGTACGAAATGGGCGTGCCGCCCGAGCGCGTGATCAAGCCCTCCGGCATCGGCTGCTCCTCCAAAAGCCCCGCCTATTTCATGAGCCGCTCGCACAGCTTCAACGCGGTGCACGGCCGCATGCCGTCGGTCACGACCGGAGCCTTGCTGGCGAACCGAAAACTGATCGCGCTCGGCGTCAGCGGCGACGGTGACACCGCCTCCATCGGCATCGGGCAGTTCGTGCACTTGATGCGCCGCAACCTGCCCATGATTTACATCATCGAGGACAACGGCGTGTACGGCCTCACCAAGGGCCAGTTCTCGGCCACGGCCGATCTCGGCTCCAAGCTGAAGTCAGGCGTGATCAATGACCTGCCGCCGATCGATACCTGCTCGCTCGCCATCATGCTGGGCGCCACCTACGTCGGCCGCTCGTTCTCCGGCGACAAAAAGCAACTGCTCGCCATGCTGAAGGCGGCCATTGCGCACAACGGCACCGCCATGCTCGACGTGATTTCGCCGTGCGTGACCTTCAACGACCACGAGGGTTCGACCAAGTCGTACAAGTTCACCAAGGACCATGACGAGCCGTTGCAGGAAGTCAGCTTCGTGCCCGCGTTCGAGGACATCAACGTGGAGTACGATGCCGGGACAATGGTGGACGTGACGATGCACGACGGATCGCGTTTGCGCATGCGCAAGATTGAGGAAGAATACGATCCCACCAACAAGGCGGAAGCCCTCAAGCGGCTCGCCGAGGCCCACGACAAGGGCGAGGTGCTTACCGGCGTCTTCTATTTGAACCCGAAAGCGCCCACCTTCCTGGAATTGCTCAATATCGCCGACGATCCGCTGGCTACCTTGCCGGAATCGGCGGTCCGTCCCTCGCGCCAGGTGCTGGAAGAGTGCATGGAGGAGCTGCGGTAGGGAAGCAGCAGCCCATGGTTCCGACGTCAGGCCGGGACCATGGATTCCAGCGCCATGCGATCGCGAATGATGAAGGTGGCGCCGTTCTGTTCCACCAGGTGCCGCTTCTTGAATGCCGCCAGCGTGCGCGTGACCGTTTCCCGCGAGGATCCGATCATCTGCGCCATCTCCTCGTGCGTCAGACCCAGTTTCATGCAGCCGGGTTGTTGCGGTGTGCCGTTCTTGTCGAGACTCTCCACCAGGAAGCGCGCCAGCCTTCCGCTGGCTGACTCGGCCAGCATCAGGTTGCGTACCTCGCGGCAAGTGAAGCTGTATTCGTGGCTCAAGTTCTCCGCCAGCCACAGCGCCAAGTGGTTGTGCTCATGCATGAGCCGCAATATGTCCGCTCGCTTCACAAAGCTGATCTCCGAGGCCTCCAACGTTTCCGCCGTCGCTTCATACGCGTGCGACGAAACCGAGGCGCTGATGCCCAGCACTTCACCTGCCTTGGCAATCCGCAGAATCAGTGTCTTTCCATCGCGTGAGCACACCGAAAGCTTCACCCGTCCGCGCAGCACCATGAAGACTCCGCGGGGCGTCTGCCCTTCAACGAACAGAACAGCGTCGCTCGGATAGCTGGTCGTGAACTCCAGTCTTTCAAGCTCTTTGATCAATGCCGGAGGCATGTCGTGGAAGATCTCGCTCAGTATCGTCGTCTTGTTTACGGTTGCAGTCGCCATGTCCTCACCTCGCAGAAGAGAAGTGCAACTGCGGGGCCATCCTTCGCCACTCCTAAACACAGTCGGAGAAGCGCGCCTGCGACCAACAAAATAAGACACTTACGCCAACCAGCCTCCGCTGTTGCGACCGGCTGGGAATCCTAGCCGGGCACTATGTCACATCGAGGTGGGTTATTTCGCACAGCTATGTGTGATCTCAAGCGCTGGTCGAATGCCTTGCCTATTTCAGGTCCAGCAGGGACCTCATCTGCGCGCCCAAGGATTCGGCGGTGAAAGGTTTGGCCAGCAGCCCGGTCCCGACGCCGATATCGCCATATTGCGAGATCACGTCTCCCGAATATCCCGACATCAGCAGCGTCCTGATTTGCGGGCGCATCGCTACGATCCTGTCTCTCAACGTCAGCCCATTCATGTCCGGCATGACCACGTCGGTCACCAGCAGATGGATTTCGCGGTCGCGTGCGATTTCCAGGGCGGCCTCCGGCCCGTCGGCCACCAGCACCGAGTAGCCCATGTCGCGGATCATCTCGGTTGTGACTTTGCGCAGCAGGGCGTGGTCCTCGACCAGCAGAACGGTTTCGGTTCCGCGAAACGTGGCGGGGGGACGCCGCGCGGCGGCGGCTTCGGCGCGATCGTAAACCCGCGGGAAATAGATCTTGAAGGTCGTGCCGATTCCAGGCTCGCTGTACAGCCAGATGTGGCCGCCACTCTGGTGGACGATGCCGTAGACGCTGGCCAAGCCAAGGCCGGTTCCCTTGTCCGGAGACTTGGTCGTAAAGAACGGCTCGAACACACGCGCCTGCGTGGCCCGGTCCATCCCTTTGCCGCTATCCACCACCTCGAGCACCACGTAGTCTCCCGCCTGCACTCCGGCATGGGCATTGCTGTAGCTTTCGTCCAGGTGGGCATTGGCGGTCTGGATGCGTATCTCGCCGCCGGCAGGCATGGCGTCGCGCGCGTTGATGACCAGGTTCAGCAGGACTTGCTCGATCTGCGTGCGATCCAGCTTGACGCGTCCCAACTGGGCTTCCAGTTGGTTGCGCAGGCGTATGTCTTCGCTAATGACACGCAACAGGATTTTCTCGGTGTCTTTCACCACCGTGTTCAAGTCCAGGACCGTTGGTTGCAGCACCTGGCTGCGGCTGACCGCCAACAAATCGCGAGTCAGCGTCGCCGCGCTGCCGGCTGCCTGCAGGATGCCGTCGATCCTGTCCCGCATGGGACCCGCGGGGACTTCATTGAGCAACATGAAAGCGTAGCCGGTGATCACGCCCAGCAGGTTGTTGAAGTCGTGGGCAACGCCCCCCGCCAGCCTGGCGATCGCTTCCAGTCGTTGCGCTTTCTGGAACTGTTCTTCGAGCTTACGCCGCTGCGTGACGTCTTCCGCCACCACATCCAGGTACTCCGGGCCGGATTCCTCGCTGCCGCGCCGGCCGGACAGCCGCACGTAAAGCGGGCTGCCGTCCTTCCGCTTCCACTCGACTTCCACGCCTTGGAAGTGCCGTTGCTTGCGGCTCATCTCCAGGTGGGCGACGCGATCGGCGGGATCGCGATACACGTCGCTGCCAATGCTCAGGCGCAGCAGTTCGTGTTCATGTTCATAACCCAGCATTTGCATCAGCGCCGGATTCACCGCCAGGAAGTTATCGTCTTCCACTCCTGCCCGGTAAATGCCGTACGGGGCGTGCTCCACCAGCGAGCGATAGGCTTTTTCCGCCTCCAGTCGCCGGTTCAGCTTCCACAACGCTTCCTCGCGCTCTTTGCGTTCGGTCACGTCTCGAATCGCCGCGATCACCATGGAATTGGCGCGCGTCTTCAACGGACTTAGGCTGATCTCGACCGGGAACTCGCTGCGGTTCTTCCTCAGTCCGCACAAATCAAGTCCCGTGCCCATGGGCCTGGCCCGCGGATTTTGCTCGAACGATTTCCGGTGATGGGGATGGTTTTGCCGGAAGCGCTCGGGAATCAGAATCTCAATCGGCTGCCCCGTCAATTCCGTCGCGGCATACCCGAACAACTTCTCGGTTTGCTTATTGACCAGCACGATCCGCCCGCGCTCGTCAACGATCGCGACCGCGTCCGGTATGGCGTCCACAAACGCTGCGAAATCGGCCTCGACGATGAAGGAGAGTGGATTCATAAGCCCTTTGCCGCAGCGGTTTGCTGCGCTGGCGATCAGACTGGCGAATTGTGGACCTGGTGGTCAAGAATAACACCGCCGTCAAGGCTGGTTCGATTGCGGCTCGCCCGCTCGCCTGTCCGACTTCCTTCCGCTCGGTGTTTTCAGCCTTGTCCAATTCCTCGACGCTTTTTCCCGTGTCGTAGACCGCGCTCAGGTCCGTACAATGCGCCCATGAGCAGTCCCGGTCCGCTGTTCCGGCCTTACGAAAAACTGGTCAAGATCACGATCATGGGCAGGGAATTTGACGTTCCCGAGGGCAACATGATGTTGCGCGCCATGCAGTATCTCGTCCCCGAAGGGATCTCCTATGGCCGGTTTTGCTGGAACGAAGACTGCCAGTACTGCCGCATCGTGTACGACCTGGGCGAGGGCACACAGCCGCACCCCGCCATCGCCTGCAAGCTGATGGTCAAGGAAGGCATGCGCGTCCTCGAGATGGCGCAGGAGATCCGTTATTGTTTGCGGAGCTTGGACCTGGAGTGAGGCCGTTGTGAGTTCTGCGTGGTGAGCACAAACCAGTAACTCCCAACTCAGAACTCACGACCGACAACTCATTCCCCACTCGGTTTGCGGGCAGGACGCGTGCCGCTGGGGCGCGCGCCCAGCGAGGCCAGCCGCTTGCGCGCCTGGTCGGCTTCCAGGGACCGCGGATAGCGCTGAATCAGGCTGTTCAATTCGCGGATGCCGTCGGTGCGCCGTCCCAGCTCCAACAGCGCGAATCCTTTTTTCAGCTGCGCCGCCGGCGCCTTGTTGCCGCTCGGATATTGCTCCAGGACTTTGTCGTAGTCTCTCGCCGCCTGCTCGTAATTGCCCTGACGGTATTCGAGGTCGGCGAGATAGTACTGCGCGTTCCCCGCCAGATCGGTGTTCGGGTAGTACTTCAGGTAATCGGCGAATTCCTGCGAGGCCAGATCGTACTTGGCCGCGTTGTAGTCGCGCAGCGCGTTGTTGTAGAGCACTTCGGGCGGAGGCGCCTGCTGCTGGGTTCCGCCGGGTTGCCCGGGTGTCGCGCCCGGTGGCAGCGTGGTCTGCGCGTTCTGCATGGCATCGAGCTGGTTGCCGATCTTGCCGATGCGTGCCTTGAGCTCATCCACGGAGTCATTGAGCGCCTGGATTTGTCCCGAAACCTGGTCGGTACGCGTGCCGCCTTCGGCCTGTTGCTGCTTGATGGTGCGCTGCAGCTCGGCCAGCGAGGCGTTAATCTGGTTCATCTTGTCGGTGGTGGACTCGATCAGGTTGCGCATTACGCCCATGCGCTCGTCAAAGGACTGTTGCATGCGCGACATCTGGTCCTGCAGCGCCTGCACCTGCGTCTGGAGCTGGATAATCTCCTTGGCGACCGGGAAGGCGGGCGTTGCGGCGGCCAAAAGCGCTAGCGGAAGCAAGAGTTTCAAAGTTTTCATAAAAAGCTGCTCGAGTTGCGCTGCTCTGTTCGATGCAAAAAAGCGGTCGATGGTCCTTAGCAGGCGGTGAGACCCCGCTCGGTTGCCGCTTCCAGATGGACCGCGGACACGAGCCAATGCCCGTGCCCGCGATGCTGACAATCACGGACAAGAAACCAGTGCCACAAGACCGTTGCCCTTGGCTACTTCTTATACACGAAGTGGCCGCGGCGGTTCTGCTGCCAGCACTGCTCGTTCGACTCGGTACAGAACGGCTTCTCTTTGCCGTAGCTGATGGTGTTCATCCGGTCGGCACCGACGCCGGCCTGGACCAGCGCGTTCCTCACGGCGTTGGCGCGGTTGTCGCCCAGGGCCAGGTTGTACTCG contains the following coding sequences:
- a CDS encoding Crp/Fnr family transcriptional regulator codes for the protein MATATVNKTTILSEIFHDMPPALIKELERLEFTTSYPSDAVLFVEGQTPRGVFMVLRGRVKLSVCSRDGKTLILRIAKAGEVLGISASVSSHAYEATAETLEASEISFVKRADILRLMHEHNHLALWLAENLSHEYSFTCREVRNLMLAESASGRLARFLVESLDKNGTPQQPGCMKLGLTHEEMAQMIGSSRETVTRTLAAFKKRHLVEQNGATFIIRDRMALESMVPA
- a CDS encoding 2-oxoacid:ferredoxin oxidoreductase subunit beta — protein: MATTPTSTPQPKTNRIGLTVIDYRGGKSTLCAGCGHNAISERIIDAMYEMGVPPERVIKPSGIGCSSKSPAYFMSRSHSFNAVHGRMPSVTTGALLANRKLIALGVSGDGDTASIGIGQFVHLMRRNLPMIYIIEDNGVYGLTKGQFSATADLGSKLKSGVINDLPPIDTCSLAIMLGATYVGRSFSGDKKQLLAMLKAAIAHNGTAMLDVISPCVTFNDHEGSTKSYKFTKDHDEPLQEVSFVPAFEDINVEYDAGTMVDVTMHDGSRLRMRKIEEEYDPTNKAEALKRLAEAHDKGEVLTGVFYLNPKAPTFLELLNIADDPLATLPESAVRPSRQVLEECMEELR
- a CDS encoding PAS domain S-box protein, producing MNPLSFIVEADFAAFVDAIPDAVAIVDERGRIVLVNKQTEKLFGYAATELTGQPIEILIPERFRQNHPHHRKSFEQNPRARPMGTGLDLCGLRKNRSEFPVEISLSPLKTRANSMVIAAIRDVTERKEREEALWKLNRRLEAEKAYRSLVEHAPYGIYRAGVEDDNFLAVNPALMQMLGYEHEHELLRLSIGSDVYRDPADRVAHLEMSRKQRHFQGVEVEWKRKDGSPLYVRLSGRRGSEESGPEYLDVVAEDVTQRRKLEEQFQKAQRLEAIARLAGGVAHDFNNLLGVITGYAFMLLNEVPAGPMRDRIDGILQAAGSAATLTRDLLAVSRSQVLQPTVLDLNTVVKDTEKILLRVISEDIRLRNQLEAQLGRVKLDRTQIEQVLLNLVINARDAMPAGGEIRIQTANAHLDESYSNAHAGVQAGDYVVLEVVDSGKGMDRATQARVFEPFFTTKSPDKGTGLGLASVYGIVHQSGGHIWLYSEPGIGTTFKIYFPRVYDRAEAAAARRPPATFRGTETVLLVEDHALLRKVTTEMIRDMGYSVLVADGPEAALEIARDREIHLLVTDVVMPDMNGLTLRDRIVAMRPQIRTLLMSGYSGDVISQYGDIGVGTGLLAKPFTAESLGAQMRSLLDLK
- the dnaE gene encoding DNA polymerase III subunit alpha is translated as MCEFVHLHLHTDYSLLDGACDIDKLVTRVQQLGMPAVAMTDHGNIFGAFNFFNAATKAGVKPIIGCELYVCTKDDHNIERTPPDGDTYNHLLVLAENEEGYRNLVKITSEASLHGFYYKPRISKRFLAEHTRGLIGLSGCLKGEVAERLMEGKYDAAKKAAGQFADIFGKQNFYVEIQNQGLEQEQTINPALHKLSRELDLPLVATNDSHYLCEDDWHAQDVMVCIQTGKYIQDTNRLKFQTRHFYVKNYDEMLQMFGDTPEVLRRTLDIAARCNLKLEKIRDPFPHFEVPPGFTLDSYFEHVARQGFAQRLGMIRESGRQGRVKHPIGDYEQRLAREIAIIRQMQFSGYFLIVWDFIRWARERGIPVGPGRGSAAGSLVSYAMGITDLDPLQHELLFERFLNPERVSMPDIDVDFCMNRRGEVIHYVTEKYGRDNVAQIITFGTLMAKAAIKDVGRAMQIPYSDVDRIAKMVPATLNITLKQALQDSPPLQQAYDSEPQVKELIDTAQRLEGLVRNAGVHAAGVVISPQPLIDLVPLHKTKNDEIVTAFDMKAIEKMGLLKMDFLGLTTLTILDDALKLIRQTRGEELDWNKIPLDDKPTYEKVFHGGLTSGVFQFESHGMRDVLRRYKPNTVEDLTALNALYRPGPIQGGMIDDFIERKWGRRKIEYELPELEPILRETLGVIVYQEQVMQIANRLAGYSLGEADILRRAMGKKDPDEMAKQRDRFVRGATERGFPQRKVEKIFELMEQFAGYGFNKSHSAAYALLAYQTAYLKTHYAVEFMAALLTSVTGSTDDVVKYINECREMGIAVEPPDINVSDANFTPHGQAIRFGLAAIKNVGQNAIESIVAARQKIGRLRSFFDFCENVDLRLLNKRVLESLIKSGAMDSLGRRKQLFDAVDRAMERGQKTQRDLDAGQHGLFGVFDGPQEQAPKAEYLDGAEWDEHQRLAAEKEILGFFITGHPLQKYESKLQDFAALSTQEICAMKQSTGKDEIFTAGIITHVCVAKSRKGDLYAQGVLEDMFGTVDMIVFPEAYRRLADKVKLEVPVLVKAGVRVEEGANPKVLVGDIEPLEQARPKLPRALRIRVPLETATVETVDVLHAHCTSHPGEAKILFDLERADDFMVIMEPEGYNVQPDRAFIARVEELCGRGSVRIVD
- a CDS encoding acetyl-CoA carboxylase carboxyltransferase subunit alpha → MDSAEQAKQELENIEQQVRHLEKAAGENQEARRQLQTLQEQIEALRRQVTSHLGPWQKTELARHPQRPYTLDYIERIFTDWSEMHGDRGFSDDPAIVCGMAKFHGEDVAVIGTQKGRDAKQRVYRNFGMPNPEGYRKALRVMRFAEKFRRPIFTLVDTPGAYPGLGAEERGQAEAIAHNLREMARLRVPILTTITGEGGSGGALAIAVGDRVLMMENAIYSVISPEGCASIMWRDASKRELAAAAMKITADDLSRFRLVDEVVPEPPGGAQNDWDAAARMLDKRLQANLAQLKAKSPEELTAQRYDKFRRIAQAFTE
- a CDS encoding 2-oxoacid:acceptor oxidoreductase subunit alpha, with protein sequence MATTEIGPRELSSRVERKPVVNDFSLQVATVNGSGSQSANTVLLRTIFQMGIPVSGKNLFPSNIAGLPTWYTIRASKDGYIARKKEIDFLVAMNPETAQEDVMSLAPGAAALYDEPLDLRSLRQDLTFYSVPFDKLVAPVCPEAKLRKLVKNMVYVGVVARLLNLDPVEMEKAIRKQFGRKVRAADLNVGAAKAGYDYAASSLTKADPFTIERMDKTRGQIIIDGNSAAALGCMFAGVTVVTWYPITPSSSLVETLIDYMKQYRIGKDGRATFAIVQAEDELAAIGMVLGAAWAGARSMTSTSGPGISLMAEFTGLGYYVEVPAVVWDIQRVGPSTGMPTRTAQGDVLSTAFLSHGDTQHILLFPASVHECFSMAGDAFDLAEQFQTPVFVLSDLDLGMNNWMSEPFQYPEKPIRRGKVLSKQDLDRLGGFARYKDVDGDGIGYRTLPGTDHPAAAYFTRGSGHNEKAQYSERPDDYVNNMERLSHKFETARAHVPKPEIVQNGRSKIGIIAYGTSHWALVESRDQLRNEYGVEADYLRIRAFPFNRDVHEFVASHDRVYVVDQNRDAQMMALLKLDLNVAHLTKLRSVRHFNGLPIDARSITDEIISQEGR